Part of the Camelus bactrianus isolate YW-2024 breed Bactrian camel chromosome 6, ASM4877302v1, whole genome shotgun sequence genome, agattaatGAAATACATACCAAAACCTATGATATAGctaaagcagtgctcagagggaaatttatagctataaatgccAATATTAAAGGAGCAGAAAGATCTTAAACCAGTAACTTAATCTTCCTctttaggaaactagaaaaactacaaaacaaaaactacaaaactAAATCTCAAGTAAGCAGaggtaaggaaataataaagattagagcaaaaattaataaaatagagaatttaaaaaatagagaaaatcaatgagaTCAACAAAagtgacaaacctttagctagagtgaccaagaaaaatacacagaaaactcaaatgactaaaatcaggaatgaaagaggtaACATTACCACCAAtcttaaggaaaaattaaaaaggattataagagaatacCACAAACAACAGTATGCCAATAAATTAGATCACTTAGAAGAAACTGACAACTTCCTAGAAAGACATGAATTATCAAAACcgactcaaaaagaaatagaaaatctgaataaacctATAACAAGTAGAGAAACTGAATTAGTACTTTAAAAGCTACCCAAAGAGAAAAGCTGAGGCCCAGATGGCTTCCATACTACAAAATACCTATACTATAAGATATTTATGATATATACTAAATACCACAAACATTTAAGAATTGATATAAaattcccaactcattctatgaggctagtGCTATTTTGATATCTAAAtcaaagatataaaaagaaaagaaagctacagaTATATATACCACACAAGAATTCTCAACAGAACACTAACCAACTGAATCCTACAACATATAAACAAGACTACAACAAGACTGAGTGAGATCTATTCCAGGAATACAACATGGGTTTAAGAACTGAAAATCAATGTATTACACCATGTTAATAGACTAAAGAACCAAAACTACATGACCAtttcaatagacacagaaaaggcatttgacaaaacccaACACCTGTCATGATAAAAAGACTCAATGAGgaacagaagggaacttcctccTTGAGAAAGAGCATCTACAAAAAGCCCAGAGCTGATATCACATTTAATGGTAAAAGACTGGCATCAACTTAATGGAGAAAGACTAAATGCTTTCCTCATAAGATGTCCACTCTTACCCTTTTATTCAATGTTacactggaggttctagccagggcaattatgtaagaaaaagaaatgaaagacatccaggttggaaaggaaaaagcaaaacttatcTTTTCTATATCtaatttgtagatgacatgactTATATACAGAACATCTGAAGAAATCCACTAAAAACctattagaaacaataaaatacttcagTGAGGTttcaggatataagattaacattaaaaaaatcaatccctCTATACTTGAGCAATAAACAACCCAAAAAATGAGTTAAGAAAGCAATCCATTAATAATAtcatcaaataagaaaaaaatacttagggctaatatttaataatgtgtgaagtgaaaactataaaacactggtgaaataaattaaagaaggtATAATTAAATGTGAAGACATGTCACTTAGATGAATgggaagaattaacatttttaaaatagtaatactccccaaattgatctacagattcaagtCAATCCCTATCAAAGTCTTAGATATCTTTTTGGGAAACGTGAGAAGCCAAAATCAATATTTCTATGGTAATGTAAGGGTACCAGAATAGTCAAaaccatcttgaaaaagaacaacaaactcGTAAGACTCACAGTTTTAAAAACTACTTCCCAATTTTAAAACCTACTACAAAACTACAATCAAGacagtatagtactggcataaggatacacatatagatgaatgaaaaaaaaaaaaaaaagagagtccagaaataaacccttacatttgttctttgatttttgacaagggtgacAAAAAAAGTCATtgagggaagaatttttttttttcaataaatggtgctggaacaatcgAAAATCCAGATACAAAAGAATGGATTTGGAACCTGACCTCACATTATATACAAATACTAACTCCAAGTAGATCATAAACCCAAAtctaagagctaaaactgtaaaactcttagaagaaaacatagtaaatCTTTATGATCTTGGAAAAGGCAATGTTTATTGGATATGAAACCAAAAAtacaagcaacaacaacaaaaaaagataaaccgaacttcatcaaaattatttGTATTCATAGGGACAGGTAATTGGGTTTTTTCATTGATGTCTGCTTGGAGGAGATATCGGGGATTAAACCTgggacctcttgcatgctgagcatgtgctctaccaattgagctatacctttcAGCCAGAACTTCATCAAAATCAAAACTcttttgcttcaaaggacattatcaaaaAAGCTAAAGATAACCTAAGAATGGCAGAAAATTTTTGCTTATCACATATCTGTCAAGGAACTTGGATCCaggatatacaaagaactcttaaacttaacaataaaaagatatataacccaagtaaaaatggacaaagaatttGAATACACATTCCCCACCCAAATATACACAAATGGCCCGTAAACATATGTAAATATGCATCATAAGcactcagagaaatgcaaatcaaaattatgaAGATTGCAGCTCACACCCATAAAAATGCTATGATGAAAAAGTCAGACAACAACTCTTGGTGAGAATGCAGAGACATTAGAatcctcatatattgctggtgagatgtaaaatggtgcaatcactttggaaaaatatttggcaataccctgaaaatattaaaacataaaattcataAATAACTGATATTCCAGACCTAGGTAAACATATTTGAGAGAAATCACATGTCCatataaaaacttgtacatgaatgttcatagcagtattattcataatagtcaaaaagtagaaatattACCTAATGAGTGAATTAattaaatgtgatatatccacaTAATGGAACATtagtcagcaataaaaaggaataaaatactgatacatgctacgaCACAGATGAAACGTGAACAcgttaagtgaaggaagccagatgcaaaagactatatagtatataatttcattcatgtgaaatgtccagaataggcgaATCCTTAAAGATAGAAAGTACATTAATGGTTTCTGGGGCTGGAGTGAGGGGTGGGTAGATTGGAGAGTGGGAATGGGGAATGACTATGAATGtgtatgaggtttctttttgggatgttgaaaatgttctaaaattagattgtggtgatggctgcaaaGTTCTGAATATATATCACAGAACTTTATACTTTTTAAGTGACTGATTTTATGGTGTATGAAATACATCTCattaaagctgttaaaaaacatATTTACCAGTAAGAGTCTGATTCCTGTATCCAGGCTTCTGTTCCACCATATATCTGTACTAGAGATCAACAAATGCACTGCTGATACAATGACTGTCTCCAATAAAGCATTTTCTGTATTCTGCCATACCTGCAGTACACAAATTTACTTTATTAGGCAGAATTTTATAATCTAAGTAAACTGTgagagtaaataaaattataattaaatttgaaaataggAAAATACTACTAAACGCATATTAGGATTACCATTCTAAAAGCTCTTGTGAATCCaatggagacagacacagagtgAAGCCCTTGCAAGGAACTGTCCAATGAAAGAAATGCTATCATAGCAAAAGGTGACactaagacaaacaaacaaaaaaacaaatttaatgaaggcaaaataaCACCTTCCACCATATTTTATTTTGGTCAGTATGAGTATTTTTATGAGCACATTTAAGcaactaaccaaaaaaaaaaaaataatacccaAAACATGAAAGAATAAACACTTGTATGTAGTATAATATTATACAAATACAGGAATTCCATAATATTTTTCACTTCCCAGATATAATACAAGTTTATTAGATTTTATCTTCCTACCTAGATTTAGCAAAATCCGTCTGACAACACCAATCTTCGCGAGCCTTGTTTGCTTCTCTAGGAATAAAGTCACAGTCTGCACATCCTTTGGATAGAAGGGGTTCCGGAAAATTCCAAAGATATAGACATTTTGAATTTCCTTAAGTATCCatagtattataaataatacCATCAAAATATAGCCAAGAATAGCCTGGGGACTGTTTTTGGCAATCTGTGAGAAACCAGCAAAATGATGCAACAAACCAGTTTCTAAGAGAGCCAAGACTAACACAATGATGTAGAAAAGGTATTCCTTCCAAGTAAACTGTTTTTCTGAACAATTGGGTAAAGTCTTAGATTTGGTTCCAACTCTGTGTCTGATCACGTTGAGTTTGAAGACAAAACCTATCTTACTTAGATTAAGACTCAGTAAGAACCCAAGTCCAGTCATGAAAAGAACCACACCAACAGTGCTGGGAATGAAATACGATGTTACAGCTGTTCCAGCAGAAATGAAGAACATTATTAATAAcctgcagaggaaaaaaaaaaaagatttgcttgaaaagaaaaaatgttctttaagaaTGAGTTACATATAacttcaatatttaaaataattaccataGGTGGGTTGACACAGATGAGCCTCCAAGGCCAAACTCTAAAACCTGCTCCATTGCCCATAAGAAAAGCGCATCAGGTGGGGGCAGAGTCCCGAGCGCCCACAGAAAgggtaaaaatataaacaagatgtGTAAAAGTTGATTCAATTGTTGTAGAACTGGTACATTTACCATAaacctacaataaaaaaaatttaaatcatacaaAGCAATATATGGAAGATCTttccaggaaaaaacaaaacaacacatacATCTACCTccacaccccactcccacccGAAACAAATTACAGCCCCAAATTACAAAAGATCAACAAATATAAATTGTGATCATGGTCCTTTCCCTATACCAGCAACTATTCAATTTTGTACAAGTATAGTACTTAGAGAATATGTATATTCAAatgtgaaaagaagaaagaagtaatTAGAAGTAATactgaataaaatttaatttagggATTTGTAAAACTGAACTGAGTCCAAGGCAAAAATATCTCTCCCTTAAATGTCTAAACCACATTGGCTGAAATTCTACCAATGATTCTTtagagtttaatatttttaaatttaaaattttaagcaacTCTGGGAAAGTGAAAGCATTTCCACTGTTCACACATTAGTAGCTAGCAAAGAAAGAaagctcttctctttctcctactCTCTCCTGTACTGCTCCCAGGTGCTAGAATTTTAAGTCAGTATAGTTAATATCAGAGGTCAGCAACATTAGGTTATGAATGTATCTCAGTTGGTTAGCCTGGGAACTTAACAGGCACATAATATTGTTCCTATTTTGTATAATAACGGTATGGGtttgagaacacaaacttgtgaAATACAATCTCATAAATTAGTGAAGGCTTCTAAAGTGGATAAACTGGTTTTTGGTACTGCCCTTACGTTAAACATAACATCATTAAATTGTTTCAAATAATGTAATAAGAACTTGAAAGCACATAAGAATTAACATTATCAGTATGTTACTAAGATTTTGGAATAAGGCTGACCAAACACCTTGCCTGGAAACCAACACTTGCTGTAGTACTTATGGAGTTCCAAAGACAacttacaaaagagaaaactaaatCTCAAAACTTATCATTGTTCTTCAATACCTGAGCTGCTAGGAATCAAAGTCAAGGAGAAAGGCAACTTCTAGAATAATTATATACTTAATTTTATGTTAATAGCCCAGAAGCAAATGCACAGCAACTACGATTATAATAATGGCATAATGTGGTTGCTCACACAGATATCAGGACTAGGCTAGCTAATGTATTTTGCCTCATAATGTATGTCCTTCAAATTTTTATAAGCCGAGAGAATGAATGACTACAAGGTTAACAATGTGATGCTAAACTAGAGGGCACTACATTCTCtaaagtagttttaaaataaaattcatttcattctgagaagaaaacacccaagtagcaaaaaagaaaatcgAACCACACACAATAAGCAATAGGAAGGTCAAAGAAAACATGTAGATTTgtcgagttttttttttttccttaaagacaaCACTTCTCTTGCCGACATATTCAAGGAAAggataatttatgtaaaaatcaAGTATAAGCAGGAAGTATTTCAGTCAAGTTCTATTTCACCCACCCAATCTTTTTGTTCTTAAACAACAACCAATAGTATGGAAAAGTATTTATACACAAGTATAAGGAtatcataaataaatacaagaataCATAATTGAAGTAACCAAACATTGTGATTACTTTCCTGTGTGTATGACTCAGCCCCAAATAGATGATTACTATGgttcttttaaatggaaaaatgtttaaattctaaCATTTGATAATGTAACAGGAATttgctaggggaaaaaaaaaaaaaaaaaaaaacctaaactaaATCCgtaagaaaaaaactttgtttttctaacaaccatgaaaatatttcaaattctgTACACTCTCTAAGATCCACATGCCCAGAAAAAAGATGTTCCTCATAATGGTTAAGATGATATAAACAAGCACCATTCAAACAATTCCTGTAAGTCTATGAGCAAGCATGGTAGGTTTAACCCTGGtgtttgttaaaaatgcatagaaaaagtCACTTAAAATTAGTAATATACAACTGTACTGGTTAgaataaagaatgagaaaagagaaaagattatTACACTCTCGGGCTTATCTCTTCAACTTTTACATTCtctgaaagaaaattaagatacAACTTGAAATATCTGACAACTCACCAAATTTGAATAGTCACACATTTCAGATAGTACTTATCTGCAGTATCACACCAACTGTATAAAGAATACCTTgatcctttattattttattaatcagAAGCTAAGATTATTCTAAAACTGtaatttttctgcacaatcttcaTTTTTCCCTTCAAAAATAGATTTGAGGATTGCCTTTGTCCTTTCTTCTAGCTATAGTTGAAAAAAACCTATTTGTAactattaaaatgtaaacattaaaactGTATATTAAATCCAACTTGAATGTagtaaaaaaacattttattctctttcacTTAGAAATAAGTAACACAGGAAGTCAAGAAAACCAAATATAAATtaactgagatttttaaaacatttaaagaaccTAGAGCATCATTTAAACATAAAGATGCATTATAGCAGGTATATAATTTCTGATATCAGAAATGGCAGTGAGATAGTAACTCAATagtctgtattttgaaaataataaacttACAAACTTAAATCTTTCAAAAGGGGTCATATAGACATACATTTAAACTCAATTTTATTGCTAACTTTTCAAAATGAAGCATTTAACtgtaatatattttatagttAGTAAATGGTAGTGGTACTAAAAAACCAATTATAAATGAACTTCCCACAAATTAATTCTCCCCTTACATATTTGATTAAGTGAAGAATTACAAGGGTATTAAAGAGTGTCCTCTGACCCATAAATGCAGCACAATTAGAAGAGATTAAGAGTTAAGGAATAGCAGACAGACCACCTAAGAACTGGTCAGTTTCAGTACACAAACTAGCTAAATACTTTTAAATGCCATGTTTTATTTTGGGCtaccgtaacaaaataccatagactaggtgactcaaacaatagaaatttatttcttacagttctggaggtagGAAGTCTGAGATCTGAGTGCCATTTTGGTTGATTCAAGTgagaactctcttcctggcttgcagccAGCCAacttctcactgtatcctcacatggtggagagagatCAAATTCTCTGGTATctcctcttataagggcactaatttcATCAGGGACCTagttacctcccaaagacccTTTCAAAGTATCACTACATtgggaggttagggcttcaatatatgaattttgaagggacaTACACATTCAGTCCCTAACATTCCACCCTGGTATCCCAAATTCGTGGTTACAAATTACATGCAAAACACATTGATTCCTTCCCAACAGCCACAAAAATCTTAACTCATTCCAGCATCAACACTAAAGCCCAAAGTTACATTTAAATATCACCTAAATCATATACAGGTGAGACTTGAGGAAAGATCCATCCTGAGGCAAAATCTTCCCCAGTTATGAACCTGTGACAAGCTATGTGCTTCCATAATGCAATGGCAGGACACAGGATGGACATTCTCATTCCAAAAGGGAGAAACAAGAATGAAAGATGCGGTGATAGGTCCCAAAGAAATCCAATATTTAGCATGGCTAATTCCATTAGATTTTAAGTTTGAAGAATAATCCTCTTTGGCTACATACTCTGCCCTCCAGGTCCCCAGTGTGGTAATGTCACTCAAATAGCGCTAGGTGGGGAGCCACACCCCCACAGGGTTTCAGGGCATTAGCAGCCCCAAGCCTTCCAGCAGAGTCCTAGTTTTTTGACATGTGATAATCTCTGAATCATTTTGGGGTAATTTTCCTCTCAAAGTATAGTGCATGTTCGCAGCCAAATAGCTCTATTATCCCCAACCTGTCAAATCTAAGAAGTTGACAGCCTTCATTCATTACATCTTAAGTTCAAACTGGAAGTGCTTCTGCTCATTAATCCCACAAACTATTTATTAAGTGATAGTCTAGCCACATCCTTGATGTCCCCTCTAGAACatgctttcttattttttgtaATATGGATAGACTGAAAATTTCCTAAATCTTCAAGTTCTAGTTCCCTTTTGCTTAACAATTCCTTCTTCaatacatctctctctctttatattttaCTACAAGCAGCCAGGAGAAATCAAGCTATTCATTTAACCCTGTGCTTAGAAATCTCCTCAGCTATATATTTAACTTCATCACTCTCAAGTTCTACCTTCcacaacattaaaaaatagttCAGCTAAGTCCCTTGTCACTTTACAAGGATCGCCCTTTCTTCCAATTTCCAGTAACATGTTCTCGTTTCTGTCTTGAGACCTCACCAGAATTACCTTTAACGTTCACATTTCTAGCATGCATTTCAAAACTCCTCCAACCTCTACCCATTACCCAGTTCCAAAGCTGCTTCTACAGTTTTAGGTATTTGTTATGGGAGCACCCACCTTTTTCATATCAAAATCTGTCTTGGCCAGTTGAGGCTGCCAAAATGAAGTATCATGGACTGGGTGgctttaacaacagaaatttatttctcacagatctggaggctggaagtctgagaccaGTGTGCCATCATGATCAGAGTATGGTTAAAACTCTTgttctggcttgcagacagctgccttctcacttTATCCTTACATGTTGGAAGAAGAAATCAAGCTCCCTGGTCTCTCTTCATATAAGGGCACTACTTCCATCAGACCAGGGCATCACCCTCATTATCCCAATTAGCTCCCCaagaccccacctccaaatagCACCACACTAAGggatttaacatatgaatttgaaacagggatggggcagggcacaaacattcagcccataacatgCCTATACATTTCTATCTGGACACTAACCTGTGAAAGAGAAAGCTACAAtccaaagaaacagagaaaagtcaGATTTAGAAAAGGCAAGCAAAAGGAGTTATCAaacaattttgtttaaaattgctattttctatttctttatattttaaaaaatcaagattcCTTCTATATAGTTACTATAACAAAATGAAGTAAGTTATTCTATTCATCTTAAATCCACTCCAACTATGcataatatttatttgtataaactttaaattcttcattttccCCTAACAGGAGACTTTCATCTTTTTTCACAGGTTTCAGTCAGGCAATCTTATAGATTCATAGCTCTTTATTTAAAGTAAAACACAGGATTGGaattttgcttatttatcttatcatacaaaaaggtttttttttcattcttcaataAGATTAAATTATTGCTTTAGGATGTGTGTTTAACAGAGATTAGTCCTAAGAGATTAATCATCAAAACAATCTATCACCCAATGGTTTGGTGACCTTCAAttcacagattctttttttttttttttaatactaaggAGAGTGCTTTAACTATGTATGCTTAAAAACAAAGcaagtttaaaatatttgatagCTTATTACCTGTGTGCAAGATctactgaaaagaagaaaaaaatataaagaggcCTCATAAGAGGAGTGATTTCGTAAGTATCCTGGGTTTGGAAAGTCGCAGTCTCTGTAGCTGTGTTTACAATTAATGAATATTCTCCAATACATAACGTCATCCATCCAAAGACAAACAGTAGAACAGTGCCTCCTACACTGCCATACAACAAGGTTATTCTGTTCGGGAGCAAATACCATGTTCCAAGACCACACAATAACCCAGCAAGAGCAGAATGAAAAACTGTATTGGCTATATATTTTTTGCCAGGAATTAGAAATTTGATGGTCTCAGCACCAGCACAACTTGTAAATTCATGCTCATCTTCTTCTGCTAAGATATCTGTTGTCAGCATTCTTTCTACTGTTACCGATTTGTTTCTGGCGTGTAAACTTGTGAACTGGATGACAAACGCAGTGAAAAGCATTAGTCCACCTGAAAGTATTGCTGTATAATAGTCTTCCAGGATGCCTAATTGGTACAAAAGTGTTCCTATTCCACCTAAAACCCATGGCATCAAAAAAAGGATAATCTGATTAagatatatgtaaggaggggcaCAATAGCCTAATTTGAGTCGAGGGCCTCCAAGAACAGTCTGTGGAAAGCGCTTCAGAAAGAAGTCCTGTTTGTAATCATTCAGCAGAGGGACATCTGGACTCATCCTTCTCACTCAGGATTATTCTGAAAGTCACATCCTTTTCTGTAACACAGCAGtctctaagaaaaagaaaaaagtcactgtTTGAAACTGGCATACTTGAGACATGGGGGAGAAAAATTCCACATTTCTATTAGTTCCTTCAAGGACAAGATTTGTAACTTCACTTCTCTAGTTCTTTCCCATTGTCTTACACACACTTGGCACAAAACAAATAGTTGCtaagttgtttttatttattaaaaagaaacgTTTCACTATTAATTTATCTAGAACTTagataaatttggaatttcttAAGTAACTcacattgtcagattttaagatCAAAGGAAAGTTCAAAAAGCCAGTTTAACTCCGCTGGTGGTTT contains:
- the PCNX4 gene encoding pecanex-like protein 4 isoform X2, which produces MSPDVPLLNDYKQDFFLKRFPQTVLGGPRLKLGYCAPPYIYLNQIILFLMPWVLGGIGTLLYQLGILEDYYTAILSGGLMLFTAFVIQFTSLHARNKSVTVERMLTTDILAEEDEHEFTSCAGAETIKFLIPGKKYIANTVFHSALAGLLCGLGTWYLLPNRITLLYGSVGGTVLLFVFGWMTLCIGEYSLIVNTATETATFQTQDTYEITPLMRPLYIFFFFSVDLAHRFMVNVPVLQQLNQLLHILFIFLPFLWALGTLPPPDALFLWAMEQVLEFGLGGSSVSTHLWLLIMFFISAGTAVTSYFIPSTVGVVLFMTGLGFLLSLNLSKIGFVFKLNVIRHRVGTKSKTLPNCSEKQFTWKEYLFYIIVLVLALLETGLLHHFAGFSQIAKNSPQAILGYILMVLFIILWILKEIQNVYIFGIFRNPFYPKDVQTVTLFLEKQTRLAKIGVVRRILLNLVSPFAMIAFLSLDSSLQGLHSVSVSIGFTRAFRMVWQNTENALLETVIVSAVHLLISSTDIWWNRSLDTGIRLLLGLELQETSCHTAEARRVDEVFESAFEQEEYARVCSINEHFGNVLTPCTALPVKLYSDARNVLSGIIDSHDNLREFKGDLVKVLVWILVQYCSRRSSMQENVHKIENKGKASLIVLPALNTPPQTESPEDTDSLNSETLDDWSDDVFGEEPTIKKGREKDQLKILPGINLPIPGSVESQRVGNHSTGTVTENSLYKAIVLGYPAIDKGKQEDMAYIPLMEFSCSHSHLLSLPEEWMSNCLPNSKVKEMSSLFPEDWYQFVLKQLECFHSEENASVVVEEIAKDRVLKDFYVHAVMTCYFSLFGVDNMIPSPGHILRVYNGVLPWSVALDWLTEKPELFQLALKAFRYTLKLMIDKASLGPVEDFKELTNCLEEYESDWYIGLVSDEKWKEAVLQEKPYLFSLGYDPHMGVYTGRVLTLQELLIQIGKLNTEAVRGQWANLSWELLYATNDDEERYSIQAHPLLLRNLTVQAADPPLGYPIYSSKPLHIRLF